A portion of the Candidatus Hydrogenedentota bacterium genome contains these proteins:
- a CDS encoding type III pantothenate kinase yields the protein MLLVMDVGNTHTVLGLYDGETLRGHWRIFTNNYRTSDELRVLFFMLLQSAGLDPGIIEGCCISSVVPQINIALEHVSKKVFGAKLLMVGPGVKTGLVLQVENPKEVGADRIVNSVAARAEHEGPLIVLDFGTATTFDAVTAKGEWRGGVIVPGLQLSADVLFERCAKLPRVDIAVPPTVIGRDTIANIRSGLTYGYADLVDGVVRRMGREMQCTPVVVATGGLSDVVAELAETIDVVDPLLTLKGLRLVYERNERQL from the coding sequence ATGCTGCTGGTGATGGACGTCGGCAACACGCATACGGTGCTGGGCCTGTACGATGGCGAGACCCTGCGCGGGCACTGGCGCATATTCACCAACAATTACCGCACCAGCGACGAGCTGCGCGTGCTGTTCTTCATGCTGCTGCAAAGCGCCGGCCTCGACCCGGGCATTATCGAGGGATGCTGCATCTCGAGCGTCGTGCCGCAGATCAACATCGCGCTCGAACACGTGAGCAAGAAGGTTTTCGGCGCGAAGCTGCTCATGGTCGGGCCCGGTGTCAAGACGGGTCTGGTGCTTCAGGTCGAAAACCCGAAAGAAGTCGGCGCGGACCGGATCGTCAATTCCGTTGCGGCGCGCGCCGAGCACGAGGGGCCGCTCATTGTCCTTGACTTCGGCACCGCCACCACGTTCGACGCCGTGACGGCCAAGGGCGAGTGGCGCGGCGGCGTCATCGTGCCGGGGCTGCAGCTTTCGGCCGACGTGCTGTTCGAGCGCTGCGCGAAACTGCCGCGCGTCGATATCGCCGTGCCGCCCACCGTGATCGGGCGTGACACGATTGCGAATATCCGGTCCGGACTCACGTACGGTTACGCGGACCTGGTTGACGGCGTGGTGCGGCGCATGGGCCGCGAGATGCAGTGCACGCCCGTGGTCGTCGCCACGGGCGGTCTGTCCGACGTCGTCGCGGAACTGGCCGAGACCATTGACGTGGTTGACCCGTTGCTCACATTGAAGGGCCTGCGCCTCGTGTATGAGCGGAACGAGAGGCAATTGTGA